Below is a genomic region from Doryrhamphus excisus isolate RoL2022-K1 chromosome 16, RoL_Dexc_1.0, whole genome shotgun sequence.
tattttggAAAACATGACAATGTAGATGACATCACGACATCCGAAGGTTGCGAGTTCGATCCTCACACGGGGCAGCTGTGTTTTGGTATTCTATTTCAACTTCAAGTTCAGTTTTTGGGTGGTAAAACGGTGTGTTCAGGAGCACCAAGAAGAAGGAGACGTACCTCTTGAGATCCAGATCTTGGCTGCGGCTACCAAGGTCACCCCAACCACAAGTAGAACACCAATGATGGCGATGACGACGTGCTGACGTTGCCTCCTCTCTGCAACAAAGCCAAGGAGGGAGGACTCAACCACACGGCAGGTCCGTCCAATCACGACGTGAGCGCATGCGGAGGGTGACCGCGCTTAGCTAGCAGAGAAGCATCAGAGCGAGCGCTCGTCAGGGCGATGTGTAACGTGTGGCTGAAAGGTGACGATGCCACAGAAACCACACCGAGTGACACGTCTCACGGCGGAGAGGAGCTGTGGgcggaaaggaaggaaggaagcaagcaagcaagcatcGCCGGCGGCAAACACTCACCGCACACCACGTCTGATTTGTCCGACCCGCTTCGCCCGACCTGGTACCCGCTGTCACACCTGCACCCCGAATAAataaacccccccaaaaaatatgacttgtaAATTTGACAGAAGCCGTCGTTCAACAAAAAACTTAGAACTAATACTACATGATACTACATGATACTACGTATTCAAGCCAAACTACTAGGAGTCGTAGTTCGTACTCGGTCCATGGCGTACAGACGGCGTCCCATGAGGTCCGGTTGGAAAAGGAGCCTACGGGACATCGATGGCACACGGTGTcgtgggtttgattccctggcAAGAAGAGAAATAAAACGTTGAAAGTTGATGACAAGAGAacgccccagaagcatccaaaaatggcatcaaatgccagagttgggatttttgacaaaaaacgtaaggggttagtatgtcgttttttttttcattttttcaacttgcttcaaatgcacttttatggtgaaaaaaatggaggaaacctcacacacactcaacaggggccccaggagcacccaaaaatggcataaaatgccaaaattttaggacgtcaatttttgacaaaaaacgtaaggggttagtatgtcgtttttttcattttttcaacttgcttctaatgcaattttatggtgaaaaaaatggaggaaacctcacacacactcaacagggcccccaggagcacccaaaaatggcataaaatgccaaaattttagggcatcaatttttgaaaaaaaaaacgtaaggggttagtatgtcgttttttttcattttttcaacttgcttcaaatgctcttttctggtgaaaaaaatggaggaaacctcacacacactcaacaggggccccaggagcacccaaaaatggcataaaatgccaaaattttagggcgtcaatttttgaaaaaaaaaaacgtaaggggttagtatgtcgtttttttcagttttttcaactcgcttctaatgcacttttctgctaaaagaatcaggggaaacctcacacacactcaacaggggccccaggagcacccaaaaatggcataaagtgccaaaattttagggcgtcaatttttgaaaaaaaaacgtaagggggttagtatgtcgttttttttcattttttcaacttgcttcaaatgctcttttctggtgaaaaaaatggaggaaacctcacacacactcaacaatcCCTGACTGGGAGGGCGGTCACCTGGAAGCAGCGCCCCCCACCCGGGCCCACAGGAGCCGTGGGGGACGCAGGTGAGGCAGGCGTCGCCGGAGCAGTGGAATCCACGTTGGCAAATGCATGCGCTCTTTTCCCGTTTGCTCTTCTGCTTTTCCGACTCCAAGTTTTTATCTGTCCGATGGAAAAACACACATTGGAGCGAagcgtttttgctgttttgtgtcGTTTTTGCAAGCCGGGAGGTCTTACTCGGGTCGCAGTACGGTTGTCGTTTACACTTGGCTTCGGTGGTGAACGTGTCCTGATACTCGTCCTGGTCGCAGGGGGGGCACAGGGGCTCCGCACACGTTCCCAACGACGACATGCTGGTGCCTGCAATCACAATCACGTTAGCTTAGCATGGCAGCACGgcacatccattcatccattcatccattcatccattcatccattcatccattcatccattcatccattcatccattcatccattcatccattcatccattcatccattcatccattcatccgtccatgTGTGGCTGCCTGCACTTCCGACTCCGGACAAGAGATGGCAGCGTTCCTCATCCCGAGCCAACTTAGCACCTCGTTATCCCTTTTTGAGTATTTATTTGGAAGAATGATCATTACAAATATTTTGCAACTGAGCataaaattaaatgatttttttttttttaaatattgtatattttaatcaatctatttgtaaaaatgattataaaaaatatatatcatcaaAAACGGTCATACTGTTTATATGTGCCTGGGCctctctgcagttgagcaataaaatgaataaatgaataaatgaataaaaaataaaaatggttagtattatttttaactgcattttaaatcaatttgcaaaatgatcataaaaaatataaaagatgtaagaaaaaaaagctgagcaacaaattataaaaaataagacTGATCCAAAAAACGCCCGATTTTGAATAGATGCCTGGGTTTCTCTGCAGTTTAGTAGCAACATGAAATGGAATTATGATTTCTGTAATAGCTgtgacatatagtatataaagatataaatgt
It encodes:
- the cd40 gene encoding tumor necrosis factor receptor superfamily member 5 isoform X1, with the protein product MGSSGFGSLTAKETMAMVLIVMGTLAGLTAAQPLCDPLTQKRRNGECCQMCPPGTSMSSLGTCAEPLCPPCDQDEYQDTFTTEAKCKRQPYCDPNKNLESEKQKSKREKSACICQRGFHCSGDACLTCVPHGSCGPGWGALLPGNQTHDTVCHRCPVGSFSNRTSWDAVCTPWTECDSGYQVGRSGSDKSDVVCERRQRQHVVIAIIGVLLVVGVTLVAAAKIWISRGGKVGATGKGCVEACVQRDDDPPREEKALVDTQPARDALPEDALPEDALPEDALPEDAEDGGTGVPEENEDGPSAAVSGGLLFTDNGNYLTQENGKNEILSRQESQSGTSL
- the cd40 gene encoding tumor necrosis factor receptor superfamily member 5 isoform X2, translating into MGSSGFGSLTAKETMAMVLIVMGTLAGLTAAQPLCDPLTQKRRNGECCQMCPPGTSMSSLGTCAEPLCPPCDQDEYQDTFTTEAKCKRQPYCDPNKNLESEKQKSKREKSACICQRGFHCSGDACLTCVPHGSCGPGWGALLPGNQTHDTVCHRCPVGSFSNRTSWDAVCTPWTECDSGYQVGRSGSDKSDVVCERRQRQHVVIAIIGVLLVVGVTLVAAAKIWISRGGKVGATGKGCVEACVQRDDDPPREEKALVDTQPARDALPEDAEDGGTGVPEENEDGPSAAVSGGLLFTDNGNYLTQENGKNEILSRQESQSGTSL